AATAATCCCAGGCGTACCGTGTTGTAACGTCGCGCCCCGCTCGGGCTCCACCCCAATCAGCTTCACCCCACGTTCAGGGATAAACTCGGCAAATATGCCCATGGCGTTGGAGCCACCGCCCACACAGGCGATTACCGCATCCGGAAGCCTACCAATGCGCTTTTTAATCTGCGCTTTTGCTTCGATGCCAATCACCCGCTGAAACTCTTTAACCATTTCAGGAAAAGGCCGTGGCCCTGCAACCGTGCCGAGTGCGTAATGCGTATGCTCGTAACTCGCTGCCCAATCTCTCAAGGCTTCGTTAATGGCATCTTTCAAAGTTTGCGCGCCTGATTCTACCGAAATAACCTGCGCCCCCAAAAGTTGCATCCTGAAGACATTCAATCGCTGGCGCTCCACATCTTTGGCGCCCATATAAATGCACGTTTCAAAGCCAAATAAAGCACCGACAAGTGCGGTCGCCACCCCATGCTGGCCCGCGCCAGTTTCGGCGATCAAGCGCTTTTTGCCCATCTGCCGTGTGAGCAACGCCTGACCTAACACTTGATTGGTTTTATGCGCGCCCCCATGAACCAAATCTTCGCGTTTTAAATAGATTTTGGTTTGCGTGCCTTTGGTTAAATTACGACACAGATAAAGCGGCGTGGGCCTGCCAGCATACTCTTCTAACAGATTTTTTAGCTCTGCCTGAAAATCGGCGTTGCTTAAGCACTTTCGAAAAGCGTCTTCCAGCTGCAATAAAG
This sequence is a window from Myxococcota bacterium. Protein-coding genes within it:
- the trpB gene encoding tryptophan synthase subunit beta, which translates into the protein MKCEFGGIFVPEILVPALLQLEDAFRKCLSNADFQAELKNLLEEYAGRPTPLYLCRNLTKGTQTKIYLKREDLVHGGAHKTNQVLGQALLTRQMGKKRLIAETGAGQHGVATALVGALFGFETCIYMGAKDVERQRLNVFRMQLLGAQVISVESGAQTLKDAINEALRDWAASYEHTHYALGTVAGPRPFPEMVKEFQRVIGIEAKAQIKKRIGRLPDAVIACVGGGSNAMGIFAEFIPERGVKLIGVEPERGATLQHGTPGIIHGAYTKVLQDSDGQIAEAHSISAGLDYPGVGPEHANLQASGRAEYVSISDEGALNALHELARCEGIIAALEPSHAVAYAMKLARDNPDKEQELLVNLSGRGDKDMQTVLKHLEKEVLPVKTIGEVKL